A segment of the Candidatus Zixiibacteriota bacterium genome:
TAGGTCTGGACACAGGTCAACTCACGTATACTCGAAACCAGGGCCAGGCGGCGGTCGATGCGGCAGCGCTGGCTGCAGTGTCCGCTTTGCCGTCGTGGGACGCGGCTCAGGTTGAAAAACGGGCGGCCGGGTTCAATACGACCAACACCTACGTCGAGAGCGGCACGAACAAGATTGGGAGCGCTAATGTCAGTTACATCGAGTACGATTTCGATAGCAATCAGATCGTAAACTATTCTTCCAACATCGCCACTGCCAATGGAGTGAGAGTCGCCCTGGAAGGGGGAACGTCGATTACCACTCCCGTGTTCCTCACGCCACTGCTGAATCTCTTTGGAATCTCTGCCGCGGGGACAGCGGACGTCAACGTCAGCGCGGTCGCGGTCATCCAGTCGAAGCCAGCGATTCCGATTGCGCTGTGGTCCAGCGTTTGCCCGAATCCCGATGGTAAGATAGAGGAAAGGCAAATAAAGTTTCAGCATCCGACCAAGAGCGGCCAAGGCGAAAACTCCTGCTGGACCACGTTTCTGGATTGCTCCTCTGGGGCTTCCGATATCAAGGCCCTCTTCCAAGTATCCAGGACTTGTTCGGGGCATCCGATCGACGGTGAAATAGACATCGGTACCTACATTTGCCAGAACAGAGGGCAGGTCAACAGTTCTTTGAAGGAAGCCGCGGACTTCTTTACCAAGGAGGCACCAGATTTTCCTAACCGTTGGTGGCTCGTTCCCGTTATCGGTGGGGGCGGCAATTGCGATCCACAGAACCCGACGAAGATCGTGAATTGGGCGAAAATCCGACCGAAGGAGTTCAACGATCAAGGGAGCCCCAAATGGATAAGGGCGGATGTAGTCTGCGGCGAGAAGCTTAACCGTGAAGACATTAAAACTAGCCTGTGCTTCTCCCACAAGCTTGTGCGGGAAGAGAAGAAAGGGTACTGATCCGACCGCGTCTGGGTCGTGTCGAAGGAGTAGAGACAACCGGAGAGGCCGCGGATGGGATGAGCGGCCCTCCGGTTTTTTTTAGTTTTAGAATGAGATTGATTCACCCGCTCAGTCTCGTTTTTTTGAGTGTCTTCTTGGGATTGCTGGAATCGGGGTGCGACCGGGCCGGCGACTCGGAAAAACTCGCCGAAGTCGACGGGACAGTCATCACGCGGTCCGACGTGGATCGGGCGGGGGGAAAACAGCTCCAGAATCTCAGACGCCAGCTCTATCAGCTAGAGAAGCAAAAACTCGACGAGTATATCGGTGCTACTCTTCTCACGCAGGAGGCCAGGAGGCTCGGAATTTCCGTGGCGACTCTCCTCGAGCGGGAAGTGAACTCGAAGGTCCTGCCGACGACGGAAGACGAGATCAAGGCTTTCTACGAGCAGAACAAAGCCCGCCTGCCGGTGGAGCTGGACAAGATCCGTCCGCAGGTCCGGGAATACCTCCAGAATCAAAAGATTAACGCGCGGAAGGCTCAGTACGTCGACTCGCTGAGGGCGAAGGCCAAAATAACGAGCTATCTCGAGCCACCGCCGGTCTATCGCGCCAAGGTCTTGGTCAAGGGCGCTCCCGCCAAGGGGCCCGAGACGGCCGCCGTCACGATCGTGAAATTCGAAGACTTTCAGTGTCCTTTCTGCCGGAAGATTCAACCGGTCTACAGGGAGCTGCTTGCGCGCTACAATGGGAAGCTCAGGCTCATCCATAAGGATTTGCCCCTGGACAGCATCCATCCGGAAGCGCGTCAGGCGGCGGAAGCGGCGCGCTGCGCCGGCGCGCAGGGGAAATTCTGGGAATATCACGACAGGCTCTATACCTCGGCGAAACTGAGCTCTGCCGATTTAAACGCCTATGCGAAGGAGCTGGGTCTCGATCAGAAGGCCTTCGAGAGCTGCGTCAGCGGCGGGAAGTTCAAGGCCGCCGTCCAGGAGGATGTCAACGAGGGCGCAGCTCTCGGCATCACCGGTACCCCGACTTATTTCATCAATGGCCGCGAAATGGCCGGAGCCCAGCCGGTGGAGGCGATCGCGGCCGTGATCGACGAGGAGCTTGCGGGCAAGAAGTGACCATCGACCGGTCTCGTTGACTCCGAGAGTAAAAAGGCAAAGCGCTGGGCCAGTGCAATCGGTAGGTCTTTGCTGTTCCGCTAGGGAAAAGCGGTATTTTTGAGTGCTTCCGAGGTATTCGGTCGTCTAGCATGATCCCAGTTTCCGCTGACGACGGGGAGTGGAACGGCAACGCTCGTGATCGAGACGGTGCGTGATAAAAGCGGCGAACGAAATAAGCGGTAAGAAAAGCCAGGGTAGCTGTCCCCGGTCGATTAATGGGAGAAAGCTCCCGGGAAACGGAACCCAGAAGCAGAGCGTCAGGAAGAGAAACCATCGATCCGAAGGTCCCGGCGGCCTTTCGCCGAGCAGTATGCGTCGCGTGAGCGCCGTGATTGGAACAAGAAGTAAGCTCAAGTCATGAAGATGCGCGTGGTAGGAGGTCACGAGACCGACTACCACGGCCAAGCCTATCTGTAAGTCAAGAACTTCCGCTTCGGCATCTGCATTTCCTCTCGATTTGTACAGCAGGAAAGCTAAAAACCCCACCGTGAGTAGCCCAGTTCCGAGTTTGGCGGCTGGCGGGGGAACGGAAAGGGCGAATTCGACAAAGGCGCGGATATTGGACATTCTTGCGGCCGCAATCGTGTATTGGGTGGCATCGAGAGTGATTAGCAAGTCGATGTAGCGCCGGACGCCCTCGGGGCCTACAAGCGCGATGGAAACCACGGCGAGCACGATTGCGGTGGCGGCGAAGGCGCGGTAGAATCGCCAGCGTCTTTTGTAGAGCAGAAGAAGCAGGATTGCGAAGATCAGTTGAGGCTTGATCAAAGCGAATCCAAGGAGTATTCCGGCAATATTGTCCTTGTTTTTTTCGAGCTGGGCACACGCGGCAGCTATGAGGAACAACAGGATAATAGAGTCCTGACCATTGAACAACGTGAAAGTCACGGGGAAAAAACCCGCGAACATTGAGGCAAACATCAGACGTGACGAGACATCGACTTCTCGCGTTAGAAGGGCAAATGTAGCAACAACAAGGATAACATTCGTCGTGAGCCAGGCAGCCAGGGCTTGCGGATAAGCGAGGGCCGTGAAGGGCAAAAGCCACAGGAGCTCGAACGGCGGATGAATATACGGCAGCGGCCAGCCGCGCTGCTTGTAGGCCTCGAAAGGTTTCTGGAAGGCTTCTTGGGTTTTTAGGTTGTACAAGTCACCGCCGCCGTGAGCCTTCAATAGCCGCGCAGCTGCATAAAAGGCTAGGAAATCTCCATAACCTTGACGAAGAGCGTCTCTGGAGCTCCACAGGAAGGCGGCATTGAAGAGGAGGGAGAGAAGAGCTAAAGCCGTCATCACCAAGCGGAAATATTTGAAATTCGGCTGCATGTGAGATCAGCCTGGATCTTGTGTGGAGGCACCGTCTTCGAGAGGATTCGAGGCAGGGCTTTTTAGCGCAATAGTAGGAAGATAGGGCGGCATGGGACGCACTTAGCACGAAGCTCGAGCAGCTCGCAAGGCGTAGTCTGGAGGGCACGAAAGGACGGGCCGGACGTCGAACAACGTCCGGCCCGTTTGCGTTTGCGGGGCACTGTCGGTCTAACTCGCCTCGTCGGCCGGGATCACGAGCTTCATGCCGATGTAAATGTAGTTGGGATTCTTCACGACGTCACGGTTCGCTTCGTAGATCTTCTCCCATTTGTTCATGGAGTTGTAGAAGCGTTCCGCGAGCTTGCTGAGGGTGTCTCCTTGCTTGACGATGTAGGTCTGGGCACCGGCCGTACGCTCCGAAGCGGGAGCGGGCTTGACGGCCCGGGCGACCTGCGTCGCTGGTTTTTCGTGCTCCTGGTTCTGGCGCGCGACCGGAACGGCTTTCACTTCGCCGGCCGCCGCTCTGGCCTTTTCGGATTTCGAGGATGTTGCGATGCGCGCCGGCGCCGGGGAGGGTTGGGGCGGCTCTGGCCGCGGCGCCGAGGCAACCGCAGCCGTCTTGTACAGGCGGTCGATATAGCCGGAGCTGTCCAGCTCCTGGACGAAAGTCAAATCCACGAATTGCTCGGGTTTTGCCGTTCTGGCGGCGGGTTCCTTGGCGGCGAGCTCGCGAAGCATGATCTGGATGCCCTTCAGCGTGGGATAGGGCTTGCGGGGCACCAGACTGGCGATCGTGGTCTCGTAGGTTTCGTCGAGCACGTCGCGGTCATCGGTGCGCATGTACCTGGCGAGGATCTCGACGGTCTCCTTGCGGTGGGTCTTGGCGTAGTGGATGCCCTCGACATAAGCGCGCATGAAAGCGCGGACCAGGTCGGGCTTGGAGCGGATCAGCGCTCGCGTCGTGGCGATGCCGGTGTGCTGGTACTCGAGGCCGAGCATCTGCAGGTCGGCCAGGACGGGGAAACCGAGTCTTTTTGCCCGCAG
Coding sequences within it:
- a CDS encoding pilus assembly protein TadG-related protein, producing the protein MQTVSNERGTVIVFVTLVIVFLLIMVGLGLDTGQLTYTRNQGQAAVDAAALAAVSALPSWDAAQVEKRAAGFNTTNTYVESGTNKIGSANVSYIEYDFDSNQIVNYSSNIATANGVRVALEGGTSITTPVFLTPLLNLFGISAAGTADVNVSAVAVIQSKPAIPIALWSSVCPNPDGKIEERQIKFQHPTKSGQGENSCWTTFLDCSSGASDIKALFQVSRTCSGHPIDGEIDIGTYICQNRGQVNSSLKEAADFFTKEAPDFPNRWWLVPVIGGGGNCDPQNPTKIVNWAKIRPKEFNDQGSPKWIRADVVCGEKLNREDIKTSLCFSHKLVREEKKGY
- a CDS encoding thioredoxin domain-containing protein, which encodes MRLIHPLSLVFLSVFLGLLESGCDRAGDSEKLAEVDGTVITRSDVDRAGGKQLQNLRRQLYQLEKQKLDEYIGATLLTQEARRLGISVATLLEREVNSKVLPTTEDEIKAFYEQNKARLPVELDKIRPQVREYLQNQKINARKAQYVDSLRAKAKITSYLEPPPVYRAKVLVKGAPAKGPETAAVTIVKFEDFQCPFCRKIQPVYRELLARYNGKLRLIHKDLPLDSIHPEARQAAEAARCAGAQGKFWEYHDRLYTSAKLSSADLNAYAKELGLDQKAFESCVSGGKFKAAVQEDVNEGAALGITGTPTYFINGREMAGAQPVEAIAAVIDEELAGKK
- a CDS encoding glycosyltransferase family 87 protein, producing the protein MQPNFKYFRLVMTALALLSLLFNAAFLWSSRDALRQGYGDFLAFYAAARLLKAHGGGDLYNLKTQEAFQKPFEAYKQRGWPLPYIHPPFELLWLLPFTALAYPQALAAWLTTNVILVVATFALLTREVDVSSRLMFASMFAGFFPVTFTLFNGQDSIILLFLIAAACAQLEKNKDNIAGILLGFALIKPQLIFAILLLLLYKRRWRFYRAFAATAIVLAVVSIALVGPEGVRRYIDLLITLDATQYTIAAARMSNIRAFVEFALSVPPPAAKLGTGLLTVGFLAFLLYKSRGNADAEAEVLDLQIGLAVVVGLVTSYHAHLHDLSLLLVPITALTRRILLGERPPGPSDRWFLFLTLCFWVPFPGSFLPLIDRGQLPWLFLPLISFAAFITHRLDHERCRSTPRRQRKLGSC
- a CDS encoding ABC transporter substrate-binding protein, coding for MKAARWAWVSAALLAIGATDGGRPTSASAAGAPTLQKVNVAYSSISGNNTPLFVTHEKGFFRKHGLDVQVILIESGSTTAQSLISGDIAFAHMAGAAVLQSNLRGSDAVMIAGVINTLNFQLFTDKSISRPDQFKGKSVGVTRYGSSTDFAMRYALEKYGLDADKDVAILQLGNVPALLSAMEAGKIQGAMLSPPTTLRAKRLGFPVLADLQMLGLEYQHTGIATTRALIRSKPDLVRAFMRAYVEGIHYAKTHRKETVEILARYMRTDDRDVLDETYETTIASLVPRKPYPTLKGIQIMLRELAAKEPAARTAKPEQFVDLTFVQELDSSGYIDRLYKTAAVASAPRPEPPQPSPAPARIATSSKSEKARAAAGEVKAVPVARQNQEHEKPATQVARAVKPAPASERTAGAQTYIVKQGDTLSKLAERFYNSMNKWEKIYEANRDVVKNPNYIYIGMKLVIPADEAS